In Chanodichthys erythropterus isolate Z2021 chromosome 18, ASM2448905v1, whole genome shotgun sequence, the following are encoded in one genomic region:
- the hhipl1 gene encoding HHIP-like protein 1 — MIKFRAKCMTTQVRRRVSSPLHNFNFHVSEVGHQDLSAMWYFCDVFGRIWQSPFILFYLLAFWVAPAFLHPQCLDFKPPFQPQQELQFCQMYKYFGCCDYARDQELMAKYYRIMDNFDYYGYSNCAVYVQDLLCQECSPYAAHLFDAEDPSTPLRTIPGLCPDYCSQFHSKCRSFLTLLSDDPRLLELEHDQRRVCQYLELDDPDYCYPHLLSNERLTKNLGRTAADPEGCLQLCLEEVANGLRNPLAMVHANDGTHRFFVAEQVGLVWVYLPDRSKLENPFLNITKAVLTSPWEGDERGFLGLTFHPNFKYNGKLYVYYSVEVGFDERIRISEFRISSTDMNVVDHGSERIILEIDEPASNHNGGQLLFADDGYLYIFTGDGGMAGDPFGKFGNAQNKSALLGKVLRIDVDDNERGPLYKIPPDNPFVREPNARPEVYAYGVRNMWRCSVDRGDPKTKEGKGRIFCGDVGQNKYEEVDIVEKGRNYGWRAKEGFSCYDKKLCANSSLDDVLPIYAYPHKMGKSVTGGYVYRGCENPNLNGMYIFGDFMSGRLMSLKENRNTHSWEYNEICMGVGLTCSFPGIINNYYPYIISFAEDEAGELYFMSTEIPSATSPTGVVYKIVDPSRRAPPGKCHYEPLSVRVKSNLIPFKPKETLIGVHVPTKQPTLSEGDPEDSSKDWLQELLDIFNELDGQITTTPITPTTPKPLRTSRQRKGRRRKGKHKNGAVRLVGDEEGRRDRGRVEVYANGEWGTVCDDLWNTKNAVVVCRQLGFRHALKAAKHGEFGEGTDLKIILDDVQCEGAEETLLDCQHAGIGTHNCAHYEDAGVICGNSDSGPSII; from the exons ATGATTAAATTCAGGGCAAAGTGCATGACTACACAAGTCAGACGTCGAGTATCATCGCCATTGCATAACTTTAACTTCCATGTATCTGAAGTTGGGCACCAGGATTTGAGCGCTATGTGGTACTTTTGCGATGTTTTCGGCCGTATATGGCAATCAccgtttattttgttttatttgttggCGTTTTGGGTCGCACCTGCGTTCCTGCATCCACAGTGTTTGGATTTTAAACCCCCCTTTCAGCCTCAACAAGAGCTTCAGTTCTGTCAAATGTATAAATACTTCGGCTGCTGTGACTATGCCAGGGACCAAGAGCTGATGGCAAAATACTATCGGATAATGGATAACTTCGATTATTATGGATATTCGAACTGTGCCGTGTACGTTCAGGATCTGCTTTGTCAG GAATGCTCTCCATATGCTGCTCACCTTTTTGATGCCGAAGACCCCAGCACGCCTTTACGGACCATACCTGGACTCTGCCCCGACTATTGCTCTCAATTCCATTCCAAGTGCAGATCCTTTCTTACCTTGTTGTCTGATGATCCACGTCTTCTAGAACTTGAGCATGACCAGCGCAGGGTTTGTCAGTACCTAGAGCTGGATGACCCAGATTACTGCTATCCTCATCTGCTGAGTAATGAACGCTTGACCAAAAATCTTGGCCGCACTGCAGCGGATCCTGAGGGCTGCTTGCAGCTGTGTTTAGAGGAGGTAGCCAATGGACTCAGAAATCCTCTTGCCATGGTTCACGCCAATGATGGCACGCACAGGTTTTTCGTTGCTGAACAAGTTGGCCTTGTCTGGGTATACCTTCCAGATCGATCAAAGCTTGAAAATCCATTTCTAAACATCACAAAAGCTGTGTTGACATCTCCATGGGAAGGTGATGAAAGAGGATTTTTGGGACTCACCTTTCACCCCAACTTTAAATACAATGGAAAGCTATATGTATACTACTCTGTTGAGGTGGGCTTTGATGAGAGAATCCGTATCAGTGAGTTCCGCATCTCTTCTACGGATATGAATGTAGTTGACCATGGTTCAGAGAG AATCATTTTAGAGATCGATGAACCTGCTTCTAATCACAATGGTGGGCAGCTACTCTTCGCCGATGACGGATACTTATACATCTTCACTGGGGATGGTGGAATGGCAGGAGATCCATTTGGGAAATTCGGAAATGCACAGAACAA ATCTGCACTTTTGGGAAAGGTTCTTCGCATTGATGTAGATGACAACGAAAGGGGGCCACTGTATAAAATCCCACCAGACAATCCGTTCGTACGTGAACCCAACGCTCGTCCCGAGGTGTATGCCTATGGGGTGAGGAACATGTGGAGATGCTCTGTAGACAGAGGGGATCCGAAGACCAAGGAAGGAAAAGGACGAATTTTCTGTGGGGATGTGGGCCAGAATAAGTATGAGGAAGTAGACATTGTGGAGAAGGGCCGGAATTATGGCTGGAGAGCAAAAGAGGGTTTCTCTTGTTACGATAAAAAACTCTGTGCCAACAGCTCCTTAG ATGATGTTCTTCCAATTTATGCATATCCACACAAAATGGGGAAATCGGTCACAGGTGGATATGTTTACAGAGGCTGTGAAAATCCAAATTTAAATGGCATGTACATATTTGGAGACTTCATGAGTGG ACGCCTGATGAGTTTAAAGgaaaacagaaacacacacagttGGGAATACAATGAGATCTGCATGGGTGTGGGGCTGACTTGTTCATTTCCAGGGATCATCAACAATTACTATCCATACATCATTTCGTTTGCAGAGGATGAAGCAG GTGAACTCTATTTCATGTCCACCGAAATACCAAGTGCAACATCTCCCACAGGTGTTGTGTACAAGATTGTTGACCCCTCAAG ACGTGCACCTCCAGGAAAATGTCATTATGAGCCACTTTCAGTTCGTGTTAAGAGCAATCTTATACCATTCAAGCCAAAGGAAA CATTGATAGGAGTCCATGTTCCGACAAAGCAACCTACACTCTCAGAGGGAGATCCTGAAGATAGCTCAAAAGACTGGCTTCAAGAGCTGCTGGACATCTTCAATGAGCTAGATGGGCAGATCACCACCACACCAATCACCCCAACTACACCCAAGCCCCTCAGAACGTCCAGACAGCGGAAGGGTAGACGCAGGAAGGGCAAGCACAAGAACGGAGCGGTGAGATTAGTCGGGGATGAAGAGGGTCGGAGGGATCGGGGAAGGGTGGAAGTATACGCAAATGGGGAATGGGGGACCGTTTGTGATGATCTCTGGAACACCAAGAATGCCGTAGTGGTCTGCCGGCAGCTCGGGTTCCGCCATGCACTTAAGGCTGCCAAGCACGGCGAGTTTGGGGAAGGGACGGACCTGAAGATTATTTTGGATGATGTGCAGTGTGAGGGGGCCGAGGAAACTCTCTTGGATTGTCAGCACGCTGGGATTGGCACACACAACTGCGCTCACTACGAAGATGCAGGAGTGATATGTGGAAATTCAGATTCCGGTCCTAGTATAATCTGA